Proteins from a genomic interval of Gluconacetobacter diazotrophicus PA1 5:
- the nth gene encoding endonuclease III: protein MTQSPRPASARRRMTLKEVERFITLLAEAHPDAASELDFVDDYTLLVAVALSAQATDASVNRATKGLFRDAPDPAAMVALGEDGVAAHIRSIGLWRTKARNVVALSQALLDQHEGQVPRDRAALEALPGVGRKTANVVMNVAFGDSTMAVDTHIFRIGNRTGLAPGRTTRAVEDQLVARIPAPLLRPAHHWLILHGRYVCKARRPECWRCPAQEPCQYTAKVLVAPAR from the coding sequence ATGACCCAGTCCCCCCGCCCCGCCTCGGCCCGCCGCCGCATGACGCTGAAGGAGGTCGAACGCTTCATTACCCTGCTGGCCGAGGCGCACCCCGATGCGGCGAGCGAGCTGGATTTCGTCGATGACTATACGCTGCTGGTGGCCGTGGCGCTGTCCGCCCAGGCCACCGATGCCTCGGTGAACCGGGCGACGAAGGGGCTGTTCCGCGACGCCCCCGACCCCGCCGCCATGGTCGCGCTGGGCGAGGACGGGGTGGCGGCGCATATCCGCTCGATCGGGTTATGGCGGACCAAGGCACGCAATGTCGTCGCACTCTCGCAGGCCCTGCTGGACCAGCATGAGGGCCAGGTCCCCCGCGACCGCGCGGCGCTGGAGGCCCTGCCCGGGGTGGGGCGCAAGACGGCGAACGTGGTGATGAACGTGGCGTTCGGCGACAGCACGATGGCGGTGGATACGCACATCTTCCGTATCGGCAACCGCACCGGCCTGGCCCCCGGCAGGACCACGCGCGCGGTCGAGGACCAGTTGGTGGCCCGGATACCGGCCCCGCTGCTGCGCCCGGCGCATCACTGGCTGATCCTGCACGGGCGCTATGTCTGCAAGGCCCGGCGGCCGGAATGCTGGCGGTGCCCGGCACAGGAACCGTGCCAGTACACGGCCAAGGTGCTGGTGGCGCCGGCCCGGTAA